TCCACCGCGCGCAGGTGCGCGCTGCGAGAGCGGGGGTTGGCCTCGACTTCCGCTTCGGAAGCCGCGACGGCCTTCTTGGACACGAGGGCGAAGTCACCCTGGCTGTTGCACACGCACACCGGGAAGCCCGGCGGACAGGTGCACCCGCCCACCAGGGCGCGGAAGGCTTCCTTCACCTTCCGGTCCTCCAGGGAGTGGAAGGAGATGACCGCGGCGCGGCCGCCCACCTTGAGCAGAGAGGGCAGCGCGGCGAGCAGCGCGTCCAGCGCCTCCAGCTCGCCGTTCACCGCCATGCGCAGCGCCTGGAAGGTGCGGGTGGCCACGTGGATGCGGTCCGGCCACGCCTTGCGGGGCACGGCGCGCTTCACCACCTCCGCGGCCTCCAGCGTGCGCTGGGGCAGCGCCTTCTTCAGCTCCCGCGCGATGGGCCGCGCGAAGGGCTCTTCCCCGTAGTCCTTGAGCAGCTTCGCCAGGTCGCGCTCGTCCGTTTCAGCGATGAGCTCCGCGGCGGTGATGCCGCTGTCGCCCATGCGCATGTCCAGCGGGCCGTCCTTCATGAAGGAGAAGCCGCGCTCGGCCACGTCCAGCTGGGGCGAGGACACGCCCAGGTCCACCAGCACGCCGTCCACGGGCAAGAGGTCGTGCGCCACGCGGGGCAGGTCCGCGAAGTTGCCCTGCCGGGCCTGGAAGCGCGCGTTGCCGCCCATGCGGGCGGTGGCCGCGGCGAGCGCCACGGGGTCCCGGTCCACGCCCACCACCGTGGCGCCCCGGGCGAGCAGCGCCTGGGTGTGGCCTCCGCCGCCGAGCGTGCCGTCGAGGATGACCTTGCCCTCCGCCGGGTTCAGCAGCTCCACCGTCTCGTGGAGCAGGACGGTCTGGTGCTGGAAGTCCACGGGAGGGGGCCTTGGGGTGCGGGTCAGACGAAGGGAGCGCGCGCGAGCTGGAAGGCGGCCCGGGCATCGTTCATGTGCGGGTACAGCTCGAAGGCGTCATGGGCGCCGGCCGCGCGGAAGATGGCGGCCAGGTACGGCGACAGCCCGGACAGCTTCACGTCCCCACCGGCGCGGCGGAACGCGTCCGTGCGGGCCATCAGCGGGCGCACGCCGCGGTAGTTCAGGTGCGACACGTCCGCGAAGTCGAGGACGACCTGGCGGGTGCCCCGGTGCAGCCGGTGCATCAGGTCCTCGCACAGCTTGAGCAGGTCCGCCTCCTCCAGCTCGCCCTCCAGCATCAGCGTCTCCACGCGCTCGGACGCCGCCACCACCGCCCTGTTCCGACGAACCTCCTGCACCTGGTCCATGCGCCTGCCCACCCTTCTCTTTGCGAAACCTGAAGCTGTCGACTTCCTGGCTACGGCTGGCGCAGCTCGCCCAGCACCCGCAACACGTCCGGGGAGGTGGCTTCCTGGCGCGCGTCCTCCTGCGCCTTCGCCCAGCCTTCCTGGCTCCAAAGCTCAATCACCTTCACCATCCCCGCCCACACCACGTCCTTCTCCAACTTCGCGTACGTCCTGAGCGACGGGGGAATCAGCAACCGTCCCAGCTTGTCCAGCGGGCACTCCTGCGCGCTGGCCACGTACAGCCGCATCAACGTCTTGACCCCCGGCTCCATGGGGTTGCGCCGGGCGAG
This DNA window, taken from Corallococcus coralloides DSM 2259, encodes the following:
- the mraZ gene encoding division/cell wall cluster transcriptional repressor MraZ yields the protein MFRGVYEHQIDAKGRTSLPAKLRETLVGAYDERLIVTTALDPCLHAYPVREWEALETALARRNPMEPGVKTLMRLYVASAQECPLDKLGRLLIPPSLRTYAKLEKDVVWAGMVKVIELWSQEGWAKAQEDARQEATSPDVLRVLGELRQP
- the rsmH gene encoding 16S rRNA (cytosine(1402)-N(4))-methyltransferase RsmH, encoding MDFQHQTVLLHETVELLNPAEGKVILDGTLGGGGHTQALLARGATVVGVDRDPVALAAATARMGGNARFQARQGNFADLPRVAHDLLPVDGVLVDLGVSSPQLDVAERGFSFMKDGPLDMRMGDSGITAAELIAETDERDLAKLLKDYGEEPFARPIARELKKALPQRTLEAAEVVKRAVPRKAWPDRIHVATRTFQALRMAVNGELEALDALLAALPSLLKVGGRAAVISFHSLEDRKVKEAFRALVGGCTCPPGFPVCVCNSQGDFALVSKKAVAASEAEVEANPRSRSAHLRAVEKIR
- a CDS encoding STAS domain-containing protein, with the translated sequence MDQVQEVRRNRAVVAASERVETLMLEGELEEADLLKLCEDLMHRLHRGTRQVVLDFADVSHLNYRGVRPLMARTDAFRRAGGDVKLSGLSPYLAAIFRAAGAHDAFELYPHMNDARAAFQLARAPFV